The DNA sequence GCGCGCGCGGTGATGGCCGCCCGCAAGTCCCGGCGCCGGCGTGGGCGGCGGTGGCTGTCGGCGCTCGTATTGCTCGCGATCGTGGTCGTGGTCGCGGCCGTCGCCGTGTGGCTGCAGCAGCGGCCGCCCGCCCCGCCGCCGCCCGGGCCGGGGCCCTCGCCCACCACGCCGCCGCCGCAGGCGCAGCCGGCGTCGTGCCCCGACGTGCAGATGGTGGCGGTGCCCGGCACATGGGAGAGCGCGCCCGACGACGACCCGCATCACCCGTCGTTCAACCCGAACGCGCTGCTGCTGAACGTGACGCAGCCGGTGCAGGAGAAGTTCGGCGAGGGGGCCGGGGACGAGGACGGCGGCCGGGTCGACGTCGTGACGGTCCCGTACGTGGCGCAGTTCGCGCGGCCGTTCGCGCCGCCGGAGGCCACATACGACGCCAGCCGCAAGGCGGGCACCGAAGCCACGCGGCAGATCCTGGCCGACCGCTACTCCGAGTGCCCGTTGACGAGCTACGTGCTCATCGGGTTCTCGCAGGGCGCGGTGATCGCGGGGGACGTGGCCGCGCAGATCGGGCACGGCAACGGGCCGGTGCCGGCGGACCTCGTCCTGGGTGTGGGACTCGTCGCCGACGGGCGCCGGGACGCCGGGGCTCCGGGCTCCGCGACGACGCAGCTGGGCGTGCCCACAGGTGTCGGTGCCGAGGTGATGCTGGGCGGCCTGCACGACGTGCCGGGCTTTCCGGGCACCACGATGACCGGCGCCCGGCCCGACGGTTTCGGCGTGCTCGCCGGCCGCACCGTGCAGATCTGCGCGCCGGGCGACCTCATCTGCGACGCGCCCGCGAACCTCGC is a window from the Tomitella gaofuii genome containing:
- a CDS encoding cutinase family protein, yielding MAARKSRRRRGRRWLSALVLLAIVVVVAAVAVWLQQRPPAPPPPGPGPSPTTPPPQAQPASCPDVQMVAVPGTWESAPDDDPHHPSFNPNALLLNVTQPVQEKFGEGAGDEDGGRVDVVTVPYVAQFARPFAPPEATYDASRKAGTEATRQILADRYSECPLTSYVLIGFSQGAVIAGDVAAQIGHGNGPVPADLVLGVGLVADGRRDAGAPGSATTQLGVPTGVGAEVMLGGLHDVPGFPGTTMTGARPDGFGVLAGRTVQICAPGDLICDAPANLAGDLIGTLTKLGAAVSAPVHALYDSNPILPGGQTATQYLTGWAEDLIEGAPHPAHD